Proteins from a single region of Sphingomonas swuensis:
- a CDS encoding TolC family protein, with amino-acid sequence MTLKHWTLIVPGALIACAVPAHAVDLRSAVQAALQSNPEIRQAVHNREATMEELNQARGQWHPRVDLRASAGLRELRNPSRRRIGLGDELLKPVEGELVVDQLLVDAGGRNAEIRRQASRTDAASARVEERSQFVALNVARNYIDYLLQQRLVAISEDNVAFHERLAGDLRQGVQQGSISIADQQQAEERLQSARARVTEAREDLETASISFQTLTGMPIDSVSVPPDLTGQVPATLAEAEAAARNDNPRVQEAVADLNSAREVVRAARSDVGPRLNAEGRARVGNDIDGFAGNTRDLQANLVMRWTLTNGGIKEANVREQQRRADEAHARLFETQRRAEEDARSAWSRLQNQQRLVGELENQSRISDDLLLSYREQFNVGRRSLLDVLDAQNTRQNVQAQAETARMSRLFAQYRVLAASNRLIEALGVQMPREAYSDLRSRYKVRSVPATDRQENSLRYPVMGPPADPQDVGATPRPVAAAAPVAETAPAGQ; translated from the coding sequence ATGACCTTGAAGCATTGGACGCTGATCGTGCCGGGCGCGCTGATTGCCTGCGCGGTGCCGGCCCACGCCGTCGACCTTCGCTCGGCGGTGCAGGCCGCGCTGCAGAGCAATCCCGAGATCCGGCAGGCGGTGCACAACCGCGAAGCGACGATGGAAGAATTGAACCAGGCCCGTGGCCAGTGGCACCCGCGGGTCGACCTGCGCGCCTCGGCCGGCCTGCGCGAGCTGCGCAATCCGAGCCGCCGCCGGATCGGTCTCGGCGACGAGCTCCTGAAGCCGGTCGAGGGCGAGCTGGTGGTCGACCAGCTGCTGGTCGATGCCGGCGGCCGCAATGCCGAGATTCGCCGCCAGGCGAGCCGCACCGATGCCGCCTCGGCCCGGGTCGAGGAGCGCAGCCAGTTCGTCGCGCTCAACGTCGCGCGCAACTACATCGACTATCTGCTCCAGCAGCGGCTGGTCGCCATTTCCGAAGACAATGTCGCCTTCCACGAGCGGCTTGCCGGCGACCTTCGCCAGGGCGTGCAGCAGGGGTCGATCTCGATCGCCGACCAGCAGCAGGCCGAGGAGCGGCTGCAGTCGGCCCGGGCACGGGTGACCGAGGCTCGCGAGGACCTCGAGACCGCCTCCATTTCCTTCCAGACCCTGACCGGCATGCCCATCGACAGCGTCTCGGTTCCGCCTGACCTGACCGGCCAGGTTCCGGCCACGCTGGCCGAGGCCGAGGCCGCCGCGCGCAACGACAATCCGCGCGTCCAGGAAGCCGTTGCCGACCTCAACTCGGCGCGCGAAGTGGTGCGTGCCGCGCGCAGCGACGTCGGTCCGCGGCTCAATGCCGAAGGCCGGGCCCGGGTCGGTAACGACATCGACGGATTCGCGGGCAACACCCGCGACCTCCAGGCCAATCTGGTGATGCGCTGGACGCTGACCAACGGCGGGATCAAGGAAGCCAATGTCCGCGAGCAGCAGCGCCGCGCCGACGAGGCCCATGCCCGGCTGTTCGAGACCCAGCGCCGCGCCGAGGAGGATGCCCGCTCGGCCTGGAGCCGGCTGCAGAACCAGCAGCGCCTGGTCGGCGAGCTCGAGAACCAGAGCCGGATCAGCGACGACCTGCTGCTCTCCTACCGCGAGCAGTTCAACGTCGGGCGGCGCAGCCTGCTCGACGTGCTCGACGCGCAGAACACCCGCCAGAACGTCCAGGCGCAGGCCGAGACGGCGCGGATGAGCCGCCTGTTCGCGCAATATCGGGTGCTGGCCGCTTCCAACCGGCTGATCGAGGCGCTCGGCGTCCAGATGCCGCGCGAGGCCTACAGCGACCTTCGCAGCCGCTACAAGGTCCGTTCGGTGCCGGCCACCGACCGCCAGGAAAACAGCCTGCGCTACCCGGTCATGGGTCCGCCGGCCGATCCGCAGGACGTCGGCGCGACTCCGCGTCCGGTGGCGGCCGCGGCTCCGGTCGCGGAGACCGCGCCGGCCGGCCAGTAA